Within Coregonus clupeaformis isolate EN_2021a unplaced genomic scaffold, ASM2061545v1 scaf2783, whole genome shotgun sequence, the genomic segment gtatGGACCCTCTGGTGGCTCTTCAGGTTCCAAGCCTGGGAGAAGCacatgtgacactgggtacagctgaagggtttcacccctatgtggaccctctggtggatcttCAGGTTGCCAGACTGTGtgaagcgcatgtgacactgggtacacctgaagggtttctcccctgtgtggaccctctggtgtcTCTTCAGGGTGCCAGCCTGGGtgaagcgcatgtgacactgggtacagctgaataATTTCTCCcttgtgtggaccctctggtggatctccaccttctgggggcagctgaagcctttgttacagaacatgcagaggaacTGTTTCTCTTTACTATTGCCTGATGTTGCTCCCCCTCCCCGAGTCTTGGCCCTTTGGTCCTTTGAATTCAATACCTGATCAAAAAGGACGCAGCCGTGTGAATTGGAAGGTGCCATCAACGTGGACTCTGGGTCGCGATCCCTGAGCGCGTGTAAAGGGGAGTGGGTTGCGACATTTAGATTTGTCTCTAAGCTTTCCCTGTAGTCTATGAAGTCACTAGTGCTGCCCTGCGAGTGTCCTTTTCCTAAGTGAGTCTCATCTACATTCCATGTCAGAGGAGCGTCGCATTCCACTTTCACCTCATCTATAACCAGACcctcccctttcttatctaggcacccttcagagtatacactactactgtactggttccagTCCCCTCTCATTGGATTAGTCTGTGTATCTAAGCCCACAGGCATGTCACCAGGTatcatctctgtctctgtagcgTATGAATAGGATGGATCATTGCCATTCTGTAATGTGTCACTTGAGTCCTGATGGGACAGAACCGTCCTCGGTCTCCCATAAAGTAAATACTCTGAGTGGCGAGCAGGAGGACAGCTCTGTCGCTCCAGCACCGTTAAAGTCTTAttgtctgtctctgacttgagGACGTCGTTCAGCATTCCACTGACCTCCGTAATGCTGCTTTGGGTCCTGGGCGGCGCTGGTGCAATGGTGGGGTCCTCTGTTGCTACGGGGGGCGCTCCAGCCACTCCAGTCTGGATGTCTCTGCTGTACCgtgggtcctcctctccttcagacctctccaGCTTGACCCCAGGACTTGCAGCCTCTGcatctgcagactgacacaaGAAGAGAGGAGGTTATTACCGGTACATGAGTAGAATTGGATAACAATGTCATAGGGAAGTCTCACAAGCTCCCCTATGGCAGATAAATGAGGATGTACATGTAAGCAAGTGAATAGCTGAGgggagcctttctgaaataaacTGGCCACATTTTATGTACTGTCATTTTTTATGTTAAACTATGACACTAACCTCTTTCACGATAAcatgctgggttgaggttccactcccctcatctATAGCTATGGGTTGGTCATCTCTCCACGCGTTGTCCCCCGctggcttcacaaagctcctgtggcctccagtgagatATCCTTCACCTAAGATAGTGATTGGGGGAAAAGGGGTGGTTAAGTTAGCTACTGTCAATGCTCAACGCTATATTGTACACTTTTGACACTGTCTAGAATTGACAAGGATGTAAGGTAACACTTCTCATAACATCTTGATATACtagttattgattgattgattgatcatgtTCCTTGCATCACATTATTTTAATTGAGCATGACAATTAGAATATGGTATTGTGTTTTTGTgcaagaatttgttcttaattgacctgCCTGGTAAAATTAAAATGTTTTACAAGATCAGGGAAGTATTGCATACTATCCAAACACTGACCAAGACCCAATTCTGGGTAACACATCTGAACACATGCGCTGAGGGGAACGGGGCGACAGGCCCCAGAGCCTCTGCCTTCTGCAAAATCAAAatgtacctcttgccattcctctgtaCTGGTCGAGGATCTTGACACTACAAGGACTAATAGCAGGGACGCGCTCTTGCGCTGTCCTTTCTCCGCGTTCCCGTGCCACCTTAAGTTCCAGTAGCTGTAGTTTGCTCCGCAatgccctgttttctttctggctttgagttatttccaaacgaaacactgcatagtcgtcgtctacgagtttacagatctctgccacggctgcattcgctagcacctccataatagaggctatttgagtgtgaaaaaacATCAATTTAGCCTTTGTTAGCAGCTAGCTTGCATTACCTAGATAACACCTATCAACCAAATCCCGTCTCCAACGGTAATTAAATATGTGATTCTTTGCTGATCAATTAGTCATATGTTGAGTTCCAGGGTGTTAATAAACGTcttaataacaacaaaaacactaACATACAAAATTGTTCTTGTTAATGTTCACTTCCGTTAACACTGGAGAGAAAGGATCCAATTGGGAGGCGTCATAGCTCAAAGGGTGTGGTTAAATTAAAAATGTATGAGCGCTGTTCTTTGAAATGCGGTACTGACACGTCAAAGCTCCTATTCATGATCAGTATCTTATCGTTCAAGCTCAGAGCAGACTTGATTAGAAAGAAGTGTGTTAGCAAAAATATAGTAGAAAAGAATAGAATGACTTTATTCCATCTACCTCACCTCAGTAAGGTAAATATTAAACTGTCCATGTTCTAACCTAGGTTTACTGTCTCTATAAAAACGGTTATTTACACAAGCCTGTTTCAAATGACAAGTTAACAAAGGGTTAATGAGGGGTATGTGGTTAATTATCCTCTTAGCCCTAGTGTTAGATGCTAGGTACCTTTTGTGATGAACGCCCATACTGACCCTGTCTGTATTCATGGGGTAACCATGAGGTAGCTAAGGAAGGCTAGACCTAGTTCCAGGCCCTTCTATGAACCCAGTCACCAGGCATTAAACACAAGACCCTGAAGTAGAAGACACACTTGCTGATAGACTACCACCAGGGGGGTCTCCCACCACTTTCTGTGAAGTTTGAAGCCCAGGATGACCTGCTCTGTTCatcatggatactgtggtgtttgtatcataggaacaggagggtctatctctatcagccccaggccctgcttcatccctgcactgagactgtgaagagaagggTCTGGGCTGCAGACTGGATCCCTGACTGGAACCTCGGTCTCTGATGACTAGCAGGACTGAGGATCTGTCTACTTGTTgtgtggtggtggagtctctgtCCCTCGTGGTTGGGTCCTGGTTTTGACTTGGGAAGGAAGAGCGAAGGCTTCTGATCCAGGGTTCTGATCCGGGGCCTGGGTTTGTGACAAGGATCCCAGAGGTCCAGTCTTTCGTGCCAGCAACACTGGGTATCAGCAGGTCCTCATGGACTGCAGACTGTAAACACAAATTGAACAGAAAAGCATATAGGTTTGTATAAGAAACTATTTGCTGTACACAGAAACATGTTGCCCACAGTCAAGCCCATCTCTAACAATGTGGTTCAATTACCTAACAATATGGAGCTATTGGAGTTTATTATACAAATGTGTTGATTCAAGAATTAAGTATAATGTTTTGGTTTGACTGAGATCAGGGAAGCTCAGTCCCTGCAATGATACAAAAAGAACTAAGTCAGTCAGCACAGAGTCAATTTTGTATTTCAATTTCAATAAAATGGTCATACACTCATAACTTTGAAGTACAGTACTTTTATTGCACAAAACGATACGAAAAAAACAAAAAGTAGAATAATCTTTCTCACTATGGTAACACTACATTTTCTGTAAATCTGGTATCCTCgctttgataaaatcaattttagaaaacgTTGGAAATTATTCAACATTACAATACACAGCTTCACTACATTATGTCAAGTAAACATGAATTAAGGCACTATCatttcctcattataaaacaccaGCATCAAACAACAGGACAAAGTTGTCACTTTTCATCAATGAAGACCCCATCACACCAACCATCACCATATCATCTACTCTGCCTCATCATACTCATTCTTTCCTCAGTTCTCCTCATCCAGTTCTCTACTACATCCATAACCAACAGAATTAACTACAAACAAACTAGTCCTACATTACATATCAGTATAGTCTGAGTCGATATTCACGTAATAATAAGCAATTCCCCTAGACCGtgcccacaaattggggaaaacaaacattctttcccattcaccccCATTGTGAAAGAGACGATTTCGTCGTCGATTTTgttgttatacagaaataacaaaaaatGCCAAAAAGTTGCTGTGTTTAACTGGCCAAAAATCCTGACCTACGGATTGCAATGCTCCCACATAGGGAAATATagcctgcgagaagagccctgtaTGGCTTCTGGCTATTCGGTGTGGGAAATGTGGGGGCCCGGTGTCCAAGCAGGCTACACGTAGCCAGCTATGTATGTGGAAAACATGTAATCACAGGTtagacatttaacttgtttagtatagtcaATTTGTAaatccactcactacttgtagctgtttgtttgtgttgttggtcttggctagttTAATGTTCCGGTCGGTAGCTAGCAAGCACTCACTCACGTGGCTGGTATCACCGTtatgaaaaggggcatgagggaagccctacaatattacatttttctaagtagtgagaacgctCTGGAGGAggaaatgttgaaaagtaatctttagacatgttgtacttttcttgaatgtagttttgtaattcactaaaacaagcagacaacaagaaaattgcGTTTGAACCtaggttgttttccccacaggcggGCGTTCTATCTAAAACtgactggaactatacactataCATGGGCCGTGTGCACTTTCTGCTGGTATATCttgaggtagctcctctctgagaacctctgcCAGCAGTGCTTACAGGCAAATGGCCTCTCTCCTGTATGGAtcttcaggtgcatcttcagttggtgctggtgggagaacctcttctcacactggggcaGCTGCAATATTTCTCCCCTGTGTAAGAAATCCtttggtgcctcttcaggttggACGAGTCGGAGAAACTGTCCGGGCAAATGTGGCAGCCGATTGCTTTCTCCCCATGTGCATCCTCTAGTGGATCACCACCTGTTTGTGGAAACTGAAGGCTTTCCAACAGAACGAACACGTGAAGCGCTTCTCTTTGCCACTGGATCTACTGATAGCGTTACTACTAGTGTTAAGGCACTGGCATTGTCTGaggtctggtttaacattaggagagtgtgaggaggatgaaggccagggagtgtctgtgttgtcaCAGGGTTcatgttccagttgatagatcctatggaaggcaggctgaaggcagCACCTGTAAGGGAGTTAACCTGAGGCGCAATcagtctctctgaatcacaactataggagcaAGATGGAGCATCGATAGCCGAGTCTGTGTCTGTTCTCTACAGCCGCATACAGAAATCTCCCAGTCCCCGCAGACCAATTCTACACCTCGCCCAGGTCTCAGCcagtctgttgtcatggagactaagttcagttgttgttttgtgttcgaCTGCCTGAGTCTACaatcacgcctgacaaggccaatgaaatctGTGCCTTgctggaagccccgccttccacaggATTAATTCCTTCAATTTAATATCGCTCTTCAGGAATGGGCGGCGCGGGTCCGAACAGGTGTTTTACCtcatttccctccttcagggaacagtagttatagtcataacgttacgttccctttcagtcagtcaacttcggTAAAACATACTATGGGGAAATATAATCACTCCCCAAGCGACCCCAACAGATACTAAATGAAACGGCCCATGGCAGACTGCCTAGGCCTGACCCTGCCAGATGCGGCAGTCTGGGTATTGCACACACAGCGCACTGTCTAGTGACTTTCCCCTGTCCCAGCCGTAAGCACATTGTGGgctacactgggagcagtgacatcCAAGCGATAAAACCAAAACAAATGTGTGGTGTTGCCCAACTCGCTGCAGCACAAATATCTTCTATTGTCAACCCTTTAAACTATGCCCGAGACGCTGCCAGACCCCTGGTGAAGTGGGTGTGTACACCGCTAGGTAACCCTTGCCgctatatgccagggagatagctTCCACAATCCAGTGGGAGAGACGCTGCTTAGAGAGCGCCCTGCCGCGAGCTGGATTAGCAACACATACAAAAAGCTGGTCACATAACCGGATCTCCGGGGTCCGTTCAATTTACAAGCATAAAGCTCACACCGGACACACCGGGCATGTAACCTCTGTTGATCTTCAGAAGCAAAAGGAGGAGGTGAAAAGGGAAATGGCTTGAAGGATAAGGACCTGTAGGACATAGCCATTACTTTCGGGGCGAAGGCCGCATTTGGACGCAACGTCACCTTAGTCGCCTGGGGCAAACTGAGTACAGGAAGATTGTATGGAAAACACGGAGGTCCCCAACACATTTAGCCGAGGCCAAAGCCATGAGCAGGGAGGTTTTGTAGGAGAGGATCTTTAGTTCACCGATTCCAGAGGTTCATTTGGGGCTGCACACAGTGCCTCCAAAACCAGCGGCAAGTCCCATGCTTCCAAAGCGAACCACTCAATTTCgtccctacgttatatcggcatcgaacatgtcaccctccataggagagggggtgacctcgacaacttattgttcaaacgagaggctgcctggatctttaatttaaagacccttgctcccgtcggtctcaacgtagactttgatctgaagccattcttgtgattattgtgattttgctattcattgtaaatgtttgtaggcctatgtgtaggcctatgtagccaaattgtatctatgatcgtatgctatccattcatgttttttgtatgttctgtttatctgtgaattaaccaatgatatcaggccacagacacctgtgtgtgtcctttgacactatataaactagggacctgcagtgtttgtcattataccctgatgaagacagcttgtctatcaaaacgttggttattaaattattgcatctgagctcctagagtgttcGGTTCTCCTTttatttttcaagtgttctactccgttagccagcacctagcctaaacaggtgtgcgtttctttcacctccaaatcaatcaattgaatttaccacaggtggactccaatgaagttgtagaaacatctcaaggatgataaatggaaacaggatgcacctgagctcaatttctagtctcataacaaagggtctgaatacttatgtaaataaagtatctgttttctattttttattaatttgcaaacatttctaaaaacctgttttcgctttgtcgttatggggtattttgtgtagattgatgaggaaaaataataattcaatcaattttagaataaggctgtaacgtaacaaaatgtggaaaaagtcaaggggtctgaatacattccgaatgcactgtatgaccctaagcataatggGATATTAATTGCTTAATGAACTCATGAttcacacctgtgtggaagcacctgctttcaatatgctttgtatccctcatttactcaactgtttccattattttgtcagttacctgtacatacagtacaattCCTACTGAAattaaaacacaaaacaaaaatcaTTGAGTTATACAACTTATCTTGTCGCGTCTTCCAAGCTTTGGAAATACAATTTGCAACCAGGAACATTTATTTTCTGAATAGCATTTCAAGTCTTTCTTCATCACTACTCCAGAATAGTTCTGGTTTCTGTCGTTGCATTTTTTCAATCAAGGTTACTATTAAATCAGCATATAAAGTTCAGTAAAATAAAAAGTGCCCTTCATTCTCAACCTAAATTTTCAACAGAACGAACACGTGAAGCGCTTCTCTTTGCCACTGGATCTACTGACTGTACATAGTCGCTCTTCTTCAcctataggcccttttcacgtgacgtcagacaacttccgttctgccgcgatgcaggttatgtttacatccggtgtcgcttaggaacgcttagctagtagcacatcattatggagttcacccagtccctttcacatctgccaccaatacgacttaacgacgtagaacgacttgctgacaagtggtcccttacttcaagatcgaagcttgataaaggctacaagttcttcgttgaaggttacctgtttgattatgaaggtacgtgtttatctttatttagcttaaattagccctatgctagcgaaggttatgagctgacgagtttctgttttgcagcctctttttaatattactgctgtttgtatcgaccgtaagataagagtcagtaatgtattaatggctaatgctgcgccctttctcccaatcactgtattgaaacagtctcaagtgtagttaacggtgaggtgacagtgagagggcgatgttacaggtccatgaagaaaaatgaggaggctcatcggctttaggtttctcagataaacagttctctaacattatgataagataggttaagatagataagttttctttttgttgtgttttgctgcggttgcagatttaataagaatgattccacaatgttccactgtggatcagtttgtttctcagtctgagctctgattttgtatcattaaacttaatacacaacaaaattcttacaaaccgatgtgggttgttgacggcaataaagactgggaaagattctgtgataactcaaaatgttcaaattttcgataagtgttggcactacttgtcaaaggtttcagaacagccaatttttcttaattaaaaaaagaaattgggttttgaaaattgtgtatagtagtttataatgaaacgcagaaaaaatgttttgtaagtacagcactaattgttatgtctctatgaacaggttacactagactctgcagaggttcctgtggtactcaatcacatgtcatgttcctgctctgctgggaaagcactatgtaatcacatagtagcacttctttttcaaagtgctcactatgttaccatgggctttaagacagtgccattgcctctgtcatgcaccagcgcactgcagacctggcaccggcctaggacacaggtcagacattatttgttacactgatgcagaactttgcagtttgtattgacttttgacaatgtattgttcatcattattatatcacagggaattgtaccagaggccaccaatgatatggcggtgtgtaaaccagcggctaagaaaaaaacaagtgtcagagctggtgtgaagtgcacactgtaccgagcctatgatggtgagtctgaatgagcccccgcctgtactagagcacaaagactttagtgcatttctaaaataatacaaacataaaagtgattattatttgttactttttatatagactttcagtggatatttttttatttgtattagaagcatgtacgagactggatgagtgtggttgtctttttagtgaaaaagataaggtggcatttaatgaaatctaaacttgacatatctcactttcatgccagggcctattccggatcctcacgtcatggccagtgctgagaaactgaaagacatccgtccacaaccagggatttgcaaattgctgcacgggcttgagggccttaatttggtggactctaaatttggccctgtgccatttgggtctgtgctttcttaccagtgccctctagaattaagtagagatattattaaacaccctggtgccagtgagtttcctcagttgcctattgaaggttacaactttaaatttcccattgattttgagcccaactacatacaacaatgtcatttggacagcctgattgtgtcagaggagatgtctgctgctattgaagcagaaacaagaatgcagtcagaatgccagctgtggagccaggtacgcaaaccccgactgacagccagcagattccgtgaaatatgccatgttcgtgggggagttgtctgccaaggctttggcaacccgcattctgagaggaactcctcagacagctgctatgagaagagggttggatctggaacctgagatactgaggcaatattctgatttttgtgatgtctctctgaaacaatgcggggtcatcatccaccctgattcacctcaccttgcagccagcccggatgctaaagtcttctgcccaacagaagcaccaccatttggtcttgctgaggttaagagttgcgatgttgaaaatgttacccaagttaaacacctgatcacagttaaaggccaggcctgccttaagaagagccacaaatactactatcaggttcaaggccaactcgccttaagcggacttcagtggtgtgacttcattacagatacccgcactgacttcacagttgagagaatctttagggatgaggagattatccactcaatgcgacagaagcttgatcatttctattataacatctacatggatgtcttcttaagttataaaacataaggcagaattttatgtgtaaatagtgttaaggtaaatgtggaaggtgaacctttgacatttttttctttaactgcaaattaacttgtcatatactgtatatctcctatgtactgaaacacacattttgaaaaggattgtgatgtaaatgtcgacatgtttttctttaactgcaaatgaacttaattgtgttatatactgtatatctatgtattgaaatacaaatcttgaaaaggattgcgatgttgtaaatgctcttaccaaaatcaaaaaggattggaagcagttgcttgcaaacatatatttaatagttccatcagtgccatgacacataagcacataacatggttaatagttggatatttttacaatatatcacattaggttcattaatagctatgaaaaagttattacccttaacaaaaacatacagtataacattagatcaattaaattaccaacaaagttaattcatatttacatttttttgtacatacaatacagtaatataaaagtacttctatttacagcccatctagcttactcaggaaatatacaacttccagttgacaaaaacatcagactggtttgtctcctttaatgtcaagaggtccctgatagttcgacatgaggcagcagatggcccacagctgattcactgaacccactgtggaaagaggaacaagcccatcccagatatggtactccttcaccctccgtatggccctctcgactaaaatcctcagccgggcgatggcctgggtcttaagagtgtcctccctgctgagctgaggagattttttttaacattcagctttgaccaggaatcaatatttatctagctatcatgcacaacagtatttgaataggtgagttactatacattcatgaataaactaactgcctaacaaagggttagatagctagctaagtaaacttgttacattacagccaggcagcaatgtaacgctaccttttaacgttatcggtatctggtactaagttgttgttagctaacgttagcccacttttaagtaactaaggcagtgaacaattatgaattaacaataacgttagcaagttacaaaccattgcatatacgtaaacattattactcttaactttactaatttaacttaaacgtaccttttggaatttcttcaagtagctagcttgctagttagtggtcaacagttgtattttcgttgagaagtctcaggttacgggcgaacggaagtgaagttaacctgctacgcggaaaggcggaagttagatgacgtcatcgtgaaaagggcctattgcgTTGAATCTACTTCAATTGCCAGAGGCAGTAACCCGGTTCTCAACTGGGCGCACAAGTGACATAGGGTGGTTTTAACCATGTATCGTTTGACAATTTTAAATGTTTTCTTTGTAGCTAAGGGCTATCATGTGTTTGATCATGTTGACTTTGCATCGTAACTTATTTTTAAAAATATGTGTTGTAGATCAGCTATCTAAATATGTCATTGAGTTCCTTTGTCCAAGGGTAATTGTATGTTTTATTCCAGTTGAAAACCTTCCATCAAATCATGCTAAAATAAGTAAATGCCAGAGAAATATAAAATTAGAGTTTATATGCAAATTAATCTGAGACGTTATATAGAAATTAAGAGTTGCTCCTTCTCTCAAATTCACTAAAAACTAAAAATACCTCAAACCTCACTCCTGTATGTAGGGTCCCAGTATTTGTAGAAAGTCAGTTGGCTGGTCCAGAGGATGCTCCAACATGTACCTGGCGACTTCCGTGTTCTCACCTCCCTTGTCACTTCGGACTCGAGAGGGCAAGCCATGCCTCTGCACAGCACTGAGGAAACTTTTAAGCACAGTCATGGGTCTGTTGTTGTTTGAGgcttccatgaacattgtcttcCGACTGTAGCCGTCAATACCCCAGTATACCACAATCCCCCACCTACAGGTAAACTTAGTGCTAACAGTTCTTTAATATTGACACTACAAAAATTACATCTCACAATCTTTAGAAGGACAACAAGGACAAAATACAAATAGTGAAaatcagatatgctaaatgtACTTACCGTACCAACTTGTGGTACCCATCGATGTGCCACAGTAACAAGGCGGCAGGTACTGAGTAGGGTTTTCTTTTAACGACAGCAATACCAAGCCTGCATAACGCTGATCCAACTGGATCCACTGCTCTCAGTGTTTCCCTCACTCTCGATTGTTGCACCCTATTCAAATGAGAGGTTAATATTGGACAGCTGATATGCTGTAGAACAAATGTGAACAAAACACTATCCTTAAGCAATTTAGTTGAGGAGAGTAAAGGAAGACAATTCTGTCTCCCTCATACGCGCACACTTCTTTGACTGTGGTAGTTATAGACATAGAGACAATCAATGATATTGCTTTGTTGTTCTCACGTAACTCTCTCCAGCTAGAACTGACTTAGGCGCTAGTTCCAGAACACATTCTGTCATCCTCCTCCTGATTGTCTGCACACTGACAGACAACAACCTGGCAATTGCTGGGACTGGGAAATGTAATTCCAAGAGGAACTCAAGCTGTTCTTTTGAAATTTCAAGAAATGGTCTCCTGCTGTATCCAGTCTTCACTTAAATAGGCATAAACCCATTTACAGGCTTTTGATCACAGAGTTCCAACAAATGCATTGCTCCTCCGAGGCATTCAAAAACGTCCTCCATTATGTCTTGAGGAAAACCAGAAGCACATCTTGCCAGGATACTCATTGTATTTTCAAGGTGACGGTGGATGAAATCTATGTCCCTTGGCTCCACAGCTGGTTGTAGAAGTTGTTCAAAGAGAGAGCCTAATGTTGCAGAAACTTGGTTCAGGATTTCAACATTCACTGGCCTTTTAATCAAATGTAAAATGATTCAACCATAAACTGTAGCCTATACATTGTGacaatgtaaatgttttcatttAGAAATGTACATCATGCATGTTTCTGTTTACATTTACAAAGCTCATATCCCCCCTGAGGAGTTGATAGAGGGGCATATCATGTGTGAGGGAGTCATTTGTGGCCGTTAAGTTGGAAGGCAGGTTTGGGTCTAGGTAGGCGACAATGAGGTGCTATTCTTTGCATGATGGAGATCAACAGATTCTACACAAATCAGCAGATCTTTTCACAATGCCTAGAGAAAGTAgtatactatatatacagtatataggcctAGTAGTACATAACAATAATAC encodes:
- the LOC121565701 gene encoding zinc finger protein 184-like, whose amino-acid sequence is MFFHTQIASIMEVLANAAVAEICKLVDDDYAVFRLEITQSQKENRALRSKLQLLELKVARERGERTAQERVPAISPCSVKILDQYRGMARGEGYLTGGHRSFVKPAGDNAWRDDQPIAIDEGSGTSTQHVIVKESADAEAASPGVKLERSEGEEDPRYSRDIQTGVAGAPPVATEDPTIAPAPPRTQSSITEVSGMLNDVLKSETDNKTLTVLERQSCPPARHSEYLLYGRPRTVLSHQDSSDTLQNGNDPSYSYATETEMIPGDMPVGLDTQTNPMRGDWNQYSSSVYSEGCLDKKGEGLVIDEVKVECDAPLTWNVDETHLGKGHSQGSTSDFIDYRESLETNLNVATHSPLHALRDRDPESTLMAPSNSHGCVLFDQVLNSKDQRAKTRGGGATSGNSKEKQFLCMFCNKGFSCPQKVEIHQRVHTREKLFSCTQCHMRFTQAGTLKRHQRVHTGEKPFRCTQCHMRFTQSGNLKIHQRVHIGVKPFSCTQCHMCFSQAWNLKSHQRVHTGEKPFSCTQCHMRFSHTSSLKRHQRVHTGKKRYSCP